The following DNA comes from Helicobacter kayseriensis.
CAAAATGAGAGAAAGGCTTGATGGTTAGCTGAAGTTTTTCTTGGTCGTTAGGAGAGATGTTATTGTGGATCACAAAAAGTTTAAATAAAACTTTTTGATGGGGGGGGGGTATTATTCTTAAGAAGAGAGTAGAAAGCAACAGCGGCTGGGATGACATAATTTTTGTCAAAACAAAACATAATTGGAATTTCTTTCATTACAATGCCTTTTTATCTTTTTTTGTGGATTTTCAATGATTGCTAAGGAATCAATCGAACAGCTTAAAGCAAATCTTGATATTGTTGAAATTTTGGGCAATTATATCCAACTCAAGCGAGCAGGGGTGAACTATAGCGCTTGTTGTCCGTTTCACGACGAAAAAACACCTAGCTTTATGGTTAGTCCTGCAAAGGGGGTTTATCACTGCTATGGTTGTGGGGCTGGAGGTGATGCGATTGCTTTTGTGATGGAATATGAAAAGTTGAGTTTTGCAGAAGCGATTGAAAAAATTGCTTCCTTGACCGGATTTTCCCTGACATACACCCAAGAGAGGCAGAGAAAAGATTCTAAATTCTTAGACAAAATTGCGCAGTTTTATCACTCAAAACTTTTGCAGTCTCAAGAGGTTTTGGCTTATGTGGGTGATCGTGGAATTTCAAAGCAAAGCATTGAGAGGTTTTTGCTAGGGCTTTGTGGGTCTGGGTTTGAGAGTGTGAAATTTGCAGATACGCACAATGCACGATCTGAGGCCATTGAGCTTGGAGTATTGGGACAAGATAAAGATAGGGTTTATTCTCGGTTTTTTGAACGCTTGATGTTTCCTATTTTCTCTCCCAATGGGCGAGTTGTTGGCTTTGGTGGGAGGGCATTGCAAGCTCAAAATAATGCCAAATACATCAATTCTCCCCAAAGTAAGGTTTTTAACAAATCAAAGCTTCTTTATGCTTATCATTTGGCCAAAGAAAGTATCTATGCCCAGCGTCAAATCATTATTACTGAGGGATATATTGATGTGATTATGATGCATCAAGCGGGCTTTAAAAATGTTGTTGCTACACTTGGAACTGCACTTACAAAAGATCACCTTCCTCTTTTGTCAAAAGGAGAGCCACAAATCATTGTAGCTTATGATGGAGATAAGGCAGGAATCAGTGCGGCTTTCAAGGCCTCAAAGCTTTTGGCTGATAAGGAAGGGGGGGTTGTGATTTTTGAGGGAGGCATGGATCCTGCGGATATGGTTGTTTCTGGCAAGATTGAAGAGATTGCACAACTTTTAAAGAAGCCAATCCCTTTTATTGAGTTTGTATTGAAGCAAACCATTGAGGCCTATGATTTAAAGAATCCTTTGCAAAAAGAAAAGGCACTCAAGGAATCTTTAGAATTTCTCCATACCCTGTCTCCTCTTTTGCAAGAAGAATATCGAGAGCTACTTGCCCAAATGCTTAGAATCTCTCCTTCTTTAATTCATATAAAACGAAAAAAAACTTCCTCCCAGATACCAACTAGTCGCATGAATCTAACAGAGCTTGTCTTGATTAAAAGTATTGTAGAGGATCGTGGGTTGTTGGATTATGCGATTGAATATTTGGATGCTCAATCATTTCAGACACATTTTGCAGAATTTGAGTTGCTTGCAAGAGGGGAGTGGAGTCATCCTTTGCTTCTTGGAATAAGAATCAATGAAGCAATACAGCCTTTGATGAGAGAAGATTTTCAAAAACAAGTGCGAGAGCTTGCGATCAAAGATTATCAACAAAGATTGAAAAAGATACCATTTGAGCGAAATTTAGGATATAAGCAGAAAATAGAATTGATCAAAAAATATAAGTGTTGTATCGAAAAAATTCAAAAGGAGAATCATGAGTAAGAAAAAAGCCATAGCTTTGTTTAGTGGGGGATGTGATAGCTTGATCAGTATGCAATTGATGAAAGAGCAGGGGATTGAGGTTGTTGCAATTAATTTCAATATTGGATTTGGGGGAAATAAAAGTAAGTTGGAGTATTTCCACAATGCGACTGCACAAATTGGCGTGGAGTTTATTAGTGTCGATATCCGCAAGCAATTTTTTAATGATGTTTTGTTTGCGCCAAAATATGGCTATGGAAAATATTTTAATCCTTGCATAGATTGCCATGCCAATATGTTCAAAAATGCTTTTTTAAAACTTGTAGAGCTTGATGCAGATTTTGTCATCAGTGGAGAAGTATTGGGGCAACGCCCAAAAAGTCAAAGAAAAGAGGCATTAGATCAAGTGAAAATTTTGGTCAAAAAAATGGGAGAAGATTCTCGATTTGCGCATTTGATTGATCCTAATGGAGATGGAATCCAAAAGCCCAAAAGTCTAGATGAGCTTCTTTTGCGTCCGATGAGTGCAAAGCTTTTGGAGGAGACTTATCCAGAAAGAATGGGGTGGGTAGATCGATCCAAATTGCTTGATGTGCATGGACGCGGAAGAACTCGTCAATTGGAGATGATTCAAAATTATGGATGGAAATATTTTGAGAAGCCAGGAGGAGGGTGCTTGCTGACGGATACGAGCGTGGCTTTGAAGATTAAAGATTTGCAATCACATCGCGGAATGATCTTTGAGGATGTGGAGCTTGTCAAGGCGGGACGCTATATGGTTTTGCCCAATGGTGCGCGATGCATCATTGCTAGAAATGAAGAAGAGAATCAGAAGCTAGATATTGAAAATCCGATGATGGAAAAGATTGTCTTGCTTGATTGTAATGGTCCAATAGGGCTAATAGAAAAAAATGCAACAAAAGAGGATAAATGCTTGGCTGGAAGAATTGCTCTAGGATATGGCAAAAGTCATTTAGAGCAAGATTATCAAGTGCGTATTGGTGATATGCAATACAAGCTTACCCCCTTAGAGCGCCAAGAAGCTCAGAAATATTTATTCTTAAAATAGATCAAAGATCTAAGGATGAGAAATTCTCATCCTTTGAATTAAAACTGATAATTGATTTTTGCTTGAGCTTTTCCGATTGATAAATCCCCAAATGTTGATCCTACCAGTGCAGATAGAGATAATTTCTCACTAAAGTCATATTTGAGAGTAAAGGATAACTCGTGAAGTTTGGCATTCATGCTTCCACCCAAAAGAGAGGCTTGATGTCGTGAAAAACCTTTCTTAAGAAGTCTATATTGGTTGTTCCCTCCAATATAGGCATATGAAAGACCCATTGAGGTTTTTTGATTTGCATAGCCAAGTGAAGCATAGGCAACTTGAATGCTTGAGCTTTGATTGGATTGTTTGTATCCACCAACACCATTGAGTGCATACCCATTGCCAGATCCAACATCCCACCAAATATTTCCTCCCATATTAAAGCCTGCACAATAATTTAAAAGTGCACCATATCCATCACCAAAACTTCCAGTATAGCCTGCTGTGAGATTTATACCAAAGCTTTCATAGCTTGCCTGTATATTATAAAGTCCGCGGAGCTTAGCTGAGAGTTCACCTAGATTGAAAAAAGATTCATTTGTGTTCACTTGTGTTGCAGCGACCTGTGTTTGAAGAGTAAGTCCAGCAATTGAGTAATTCAAATCAGCAAAAGTGAGAAAATCAATCGTTTTGATTGCATGTGCAACCCAAACATCAAAACCAAATCCATTGAAGTTTTCACCATGAATTCCGCCAATAAAAAGAGGTCTTGAGGAATTCATGCTTACATCATCTTCATCAGCAAGAGGAGAGGAGTGGATGGCATTTGCATTATCAAGTCCCCAAGCTCCATAAGCTTGAAGAGAGAAGGTGAGATTTTCAATATCATTGTTTGTCATTGCCGCACCATAGCCAAAATCCCATTCCGAATCGCTAAAAGGTGTTGCAATGTTCATTTTTCCCAATGTAATTGTTGTTTTGGAGGATTGAGGTGTCCAAACACCATAAAGGGACATAAGCCCAATAGAAGGAATTCCTGAGGGAGAGCTTGAATTTTCTAAGAAGCTTCCTCCATCAGGAGCACTTGTCCCATAATCAACAAAGACTCTTGTTCCAACTGAGAAGCCATGATAAGAGCCTGTTTGTAGATTGAGCCAAACACGTGTTTGAAAAGCGCTTCCATTTGCATCTTCTCCAAACATGAGCGTATATTGCCCATATGTGTAGCCATCAACATTGATATCTTTGATTGCATCAAGAAGACTTTCTTGTCCATAGAGGCCGGATGTGATCAATAGTATTTGAGAAAATTTTTTCATTAAAATCCTTCTTGTGTCTTTGGTTTTCACTTAGCGTGTATGAGAGGATTGTATCAAAAGAAAAGAGGAAAGTGGAAGAGGTCAAGGTGCAAAAGAAGCACCTTGGTTTTAGAATTTATAAGTAAGTTTAGCTCTTGCTCTTCCCATTTGGAGATCTCCAAATGTCGATCCAACAAGGACAGATAAGGCAAGCTTATCAGAGAAGGCATAGGTAGAGGAAACAGAGAATTCGTGCATTTGTACATCCATATGAGTTTTGTTAGGATGATTTTCTTTTCCTTTTGCCATTAGCATATAGTTATTGCTTGTAACATAAGCATAATCAAGGCTCAAAGAAATGTTTTTAACTCCCTTATAGCCAAGTGAAGCATAAGCAACTTGAACTTTTGAAGCAGAGCCATCAGATGTTTTTGTTCCACCTGTTCCAATGATCCCATATCCATTTGCTCCACTACTAAGAGTGTCATACCAGATTTTTCCACCCATATTGAAAGAAGCAGTGCTGTTTAAAAGTGCACCATATCCATCACCAAAGCTTCCAGTGTAACCAGCAGCGGCAACGATGCCTGTTTCATTTGAGTTATAGGCAAGTTGAAAGTTATAAAGTCCTCTTAATTTTGCAGTTAAGTCTTGTGTTGTGTTAGAAAGATCGAAGTGCTTGCTTGATGTATTGACTTGAGTTGTAGCAATTTGAGTTTGGAGTTTTACTCCAGCAATTGTGTAATTAAGATCTACAAAAGTCAAGAAATCAATTGTATCTACAGCATGTGCAACCCAAGCATCAAAACCGACTCCAGCAAGCTCTTTTTGATCTCCTGTTATACCAAAGATAAATAAAGGTTTTTCAGAAACAAGCTCTGGAGTACCAATTGTATTGCTGTTATCCAAAGCCCAAGCTCCATAAGCTTGAAGATGGAATCCAACTCCTGCAATATCATAGTTATCGATACCTGCACCATAGGCAAAATCCCATGCGCTATCACTAAAAGGTGTGATAATGTTCATTTTTCCTGCAGTGATAACTGTGGCAGAAGATTCAAATGTCTTGCGACCATAGAGAGCTTGAAGACCTAATTGCATATTTTCAGCTGGAGATGCCCCAGAATTTTCAAGGAAGCTTTTTCCATTTGGAGCTCCTCCCCCTATAGATGCATAAACTCTTGTGCCAACAGAGAAGCCATAATATGCTCCCGTATTGACATCAATAGCTGTTCTAAATCTCATCGCAGTTCCACTTGCATCACTTCCAAACATAGAAGTAAGCTGACCATAAACATAACCACCGATTGTTGTTCCTTCAAGTGCATCCATTAGAGAAGTTTTTGTTGAGGGTGGGATAGACTTATCTACTTTTTGCTGAGGTTCTTGAGCGTTAGCCTGAGTTGTTTCAGTTGTTTCAGCATTTGCATAGCCAAAGGCGCCAAGTGCAACCAATGTTGCCAAAGAGTTTTTTAAAGTTTTCATTTTTCTCCTTTTTGTGTTTGCTTTAAATGCCTAGGAATGCTAGCACAAAATTGAAGTAAAAAGAAAAAAACTCAATCTCGTGAGGCGTTTTTGGTAAGTCTATAAATTTTCAGAAAAAGTTCTATTTTGAGTGAATTGGTGAGAGGGTCTTCTTTTTGTATGTTTAGGGGTAAGATAAAAGAGGCGTTGGGCATAGTTTCTTTGATTTTATCGATAAAATCAAAGATCGCTTTTGATCCATTGCTTGTGCCCTTGATTTTGAAATGTGTTTGAAGAAACGAATCTGTTGTTTGAGTTTTGACTTTTTCTACTGTGACAGAAGAGAAAAAATCCTGTGCAATAACTTGGATTTTGGCCTCATCGGTTTTTGTTTCTAAAGATGCTAGAGATTTGTGGTTGTTTTTTTGAGATTCGCTGATGTGGTTACGAATTTGTGCGTTTTCTTCTTTGAGTTTGATTTCATAATATTGTTGCTGCTTAAATGCATTGCGCTTGTCTTGAAAATCCACGATTTTTGGGACAATGATGAGAGAGATACTATAGAAGCAAAAGATGGCAAAAAGAGAGATAAAAACAATATTTTTGACGATTAATTCGGCAAGTTCTTCTTTTTTGTTGATCATTGCTGTGCCTTTATTGGGATGATTTTGCTGACAGAGACAAAGTTATACCAGCCACTTGGAAGAACAAAAAAATCTACTCTGCTTTCTGAAAAAATTGCTTTCAGTGGCGTTCCTAGGAGGAAAATATAGAGTTCTTTGGAGGGTGTAATCCCTTTGAGTGTGAGCATGTCATCTGTGAGGGCAATTGAGTTAATTGTGATTTGATCAGGAATAAGATCAAAAAGATTTTTAGTTGCATTGATGAGTGAAATATTTTGTTGGTTGATGTTTTTGAGCATCTCAAGTTGAGAATTTAAAAAATCAAGCTCTTGGTTGAGTGTGCTTTGGATGTTTTGCTGATGTTTGATGTTTTGTTCAAAATCTTGCGAATAGCGCTCAAAGCTTTTTGATTGAATCTCAAGAAGAGTCCAAAATCCAATAATGACTAAAGTGGAGGCTATGAAGCACAATAGCCAAGAGGCAGTCGTTGATGAAATCAAGGATTTTTTATTGGGAGTGATGAAGCTAAGTCTCATAATGCATTCCTTTGATATTCTTCAAACATAAGCGATGCAACTGCCTCTGATGGGGAAAAGGGCACAATATGCATATCAATCATTAGAGTTTCTTGAATGTATTTGAAAGCATCTGGACTGATTCCATAAGTGTCTAAAAAGACGATTTCGTTGATAAAAGAACTTTTGTGATTTTGGTAGTAATGATGGATTGTTTCTTCTAAAATTTGTGCAATATGTGTGGCTCGCACAAAGTCATTGAGCTCTTCTGCTTTTTCTTGATGCTCCTCATCTTCTTCAGTTTCTGCCTTAAAGCCATCCAAATCTAGCGTGTCAATATCTTGATCAAGATTTTCTAATAGATGATCAAGTGATGAAATTGTCTCTTGATTGGATTGTGAATCTAGCGCCATTTCTTCATCGTGAAGATGGAAAGTTTTTCCGTAGTGGATTTGTTGATGATCGCAAATTGCAAGGGAGAGTGTTTCTTTTTCTTGGATGATGTAGAGGGCAAACTTTTCATTTTTTCTTGCTTGTAGAAAAATAAAAACAAATGGAGAAAATAGAGAATCAAGAGGCCCAATATCTTCATATTGCTTTGCAATCTCTGCACAATCTCTTTTGTTGATATAAGCACTCCATGTTTGAAAAGGAATGAAAAGATTTTGTTGAATGCTGAGTTCGTATTGGATGAAACTTTGGGGATCTATAGAGGGAATTGCTCCTTGATTTTGTGTCTTGCTCATCATTCCAATATAGGTCAATGGATATTTTTTTTTGAAAAAGTAAATCAATTTGAGTGTTTCCATCGCAATGGTGTTGTCAATCAATTTTGTTTTTGTTTTAATGTTTTGTTTGATTTTGCCACCCTTTGTGCGCAAGATATTGACACAGCAAGTCTCTTGATCAAGATTGATTCCAATAAAAACTTTAGAATAAAAAAGTTTGGCTAGGCTGCGTAACACACAATGTCCTTAATTGATTTGTTTCTGTTTTGGTATTTTAAGCAAGATTTATTCCACTTGAATTACAAAAGATCTTGCTCAAGATAGGTTTTAAGAATGGCTTGATTTTCTTCTATAGAGAGGTTGGAATCCAACCAGAGTGGAGGGAGCACATAATAGTCAATCACTCCAAAAGGTTTAGGAAGCTTCATTTTGTCCCAGCTTTTGAGTTGCCAAAATTTTTTTGGCTCAACACGCAAGCCAATGATTTTTTTCTGGCTTTTGAGAGCCATAATGACTGCTCCCTTGGCAACAGAATGATAAGGACCTTTAGGGCCATCTGGAGTAAGTCCAATATTCCAGCCATTTTTGAGTTTATTGAGGGCATCAATCAGAGCCTTTGCTCCTCCTCGTGTGCTTGATCCTCTGATGCTTGTAAATCCATACATCTCATAAAGTCGTGTCGCGATTTCTCCATCTGAGTGTTCGCTGATTAGCACGCCATAGCGGAAATGTTTTAGATCTCTATGATTGAGTTTTTTGAGGATGTGGTGATAAAAAAAACCCTGCATTGGAATCTCTCCATGCCAAAAGGTTGCAATAAAAGAGTCTTGGATTGATTCTTGGGGGATATGAAAACGATGCTTGGAGGTTTTATAAACAAGCCACAAAAAAGCATATAGCACACGAGGAGCAAGGAGAAAGAGAAGTTTTTTTTTGAGATGCTTGATCATTGAGGTAGCATTTCTCCTATGAGGCTTCCTCCATCATTGTGGGCAACTCTCACTGGCACAATAGAGCCTAATGGTAAGACATGATTGGGAATCTTGATGAGGCGATTTGTATCACTTCTTCCCTCACTCCAGACTTGAGGGGCTTCATCGCGATAGTTTTCTATCAAAACAGAATGGATTTTCCCGATTTCTTCTTTTGATTTTTGGGCCAAAATTTCTTTGTGTCTTGATTGGAGTGTCGCAAGTCTTTTGGATGCTTCTTCTTTGGAAATGGGATTGTGAAGTTTTTGAGCTTCAGTATGGGGACGAGGAGAGTAAATGAAACTATATAACGTATCAAATTGCACAATGTTGAGCACTTCCATAGTTTCTTGGAAATCTGCTTCTGTCTCTGTGGGAAAGGCTACGATAATATCGGTACTGATTCCAACATGAGGGACAAGCGATTTGAGTTTTTCAATTCGGTTGAGATACCATTCTTTTGTATAGCCCCTTTTCATTTCTCTTAAGACTTTTGTTGATCCGCTTTGCAGGGGGATGTGAATGCTTTTGCAGATTTTTGGATTGCGTGCAAACTCTTCTAAGAACTCATCATCCATATGGAGAGGGTGGGGAGAGGTAAATCGAATACGCTCAATGCCCTCAATAGAGGAAAGTTCTCTGAGGAGCTGTGTGAAATTAGTAGGCTTGTGCGGATTTGAGAATCGGATTCCGTAGTGATTGACATTTTGTCCGAGTAAAAGGAGCTCCTTAACCCCTTTTTGTGCAAGTTTTTGAGCCTCATCAAGAAGCATTGTTGTAGGAATAGAGATTTCTTTCCCGCGTGTATGTGGAACAATGCAATAAGTGCACTTTTTGTCACATCCTATGGAGATATTAAGCAAGGCTTTGATATCGGGATTGGAATTTTTTGAAAATGCATAAGTGCTATCATCAAAGCTTGTATCAACTTCCACAGCCTTGTCTTGATGGATCACTTGTGTAATTTTGCTGATATTTCTTGCTCCCAAGACAAAACTGACACTTGGAGCTTTTTTGATGATCTCTTCTCCTAGGTGGCTTGCTGTACATCCGCATACTCCAATTTTGGCCTGAGGTTTTTTGATGGCATTGAATTGTCCGATTTCAGAGAAGAGCTTTCTTTCTGGTTTTTCTCGCACAGAGCAAGTGTTGATCAAGATCAAATCTGCTTCTTTTGCATCTTGCGTGAGAGTATAGCCTTCTTTATTTTGTAGTTCTGCGATGAGGTGCTCGCTATCACGATTGTTCATCGCGCACCCCATTGTTTCGATGTAGAGTTTTTTCATTTAGATAATGTGGAGTTCATAGATAAATTCTTTTTCATCTAGCCCAAATTTTGCTTCTCTTAAATGGGCACTGCGTCCATCTTTTTGGAGAGTTTCTGTAAGTTTGAGGAGATCTTTGTGGGTATTTTCATTTGAAAAATATAAAATCTTCTCCCCATCTTTGATGAGATCTTGGATCTGCTTAAGAGTGATTTTTTCGCTTTTGTCTTGAAGGGTTTGTTTAGCGAGTTTGAAATCCATATCTTTCCTTTTATTTGGCTTTTTAGAATAAAGGGCGTATTATACTCCTTTGGATATAAAAGTTTGAAACCAAAAGCTTGCTATAATCTCAACTTAAACTCCAATCAAATAAAAATCCCAAATTTTATGATTGTTAAATGAAGGAAAGAAATGGAAAAGATACTAGATATTGTAGAGCTTATTGCATATGAGAAAGGGATCGAATCGGCTCTTGTGATTGATTTGGTGAAAGAATGTTTGATCAAGATTGCTTCGGAAGAATTGAGTGATGAGGCAATTTTTGAAGCAGAGATAGATGAGAGAGAACGCACATTAAAGTTGTTTCAAAAAATTACAATTTGCGAGAATGGTCAAGATGATTTGAATTCTATGGGGATTGATAAGGCTAGGGAGCTAAATGCTGATGTAAATGTTGGTGATGAATTAAAATATGAAATTAGCCTTGAAAATATGAGCAGAAATGCGATCAATACGCTTTTTAAGATGCTTGAGGGAAGATTGCAAAAGCTTCTTGAAGATAAGCTTTTTGAGCGCTTGAAGGCAAAGCTTGGGAAGATTGTAAGTGGGCAGGTCGTGCGAGTTGATGATGAGGGCAATACCTATATTGAGATTGAAGAAATCAGAGGGGTGATGAGTCAAAAAAACAGAATCAAGGGAGAAAACTTTAAAATCGGAGATACAGTGTCTTGTATCTTGAAACATATGCGATTTGCAAAAGGTGGGATGCAGATTGAGCTTTCGCGAACAACGCCCAAATTCCTCATAGAGCTTTTGACTTTGGAGGTGCCAGAGATTAAAGATGGAGAAGTGACAATTGAGGGGTGTGCAAGGATTCCAGGGGATCGAGCAAAGATTGCTCTTGCAACCCAAAATCCAAAAATTGACCCCATTGGTTCAACTGTAGGGACAAAAGGAGTAAGAATCAATGCTGTAAGCAAAGAGTTGCATGGAGAAAACATTGATTGTGTTGAGTATTGTGAGCCATTAGAGATGTTTGTGGCAAAATCTCTCTCTCCAGCAAGTGTTTTAAGTGTCAAGATCGAAGAGATTGGAGAGAAAAAGAAGGCAATTGTTACGCTTACAAGTGATCAAAAATCCAAAGCGATTGGGAAAAATGGTGTCAATATTCGTCTTGCATCGATGCTAACACAGTGTGAGATTGAGATCAAAGAGGTGGGGGTGGCTGATTTGTTTGAGCAACAGGGCAATATAAAACCTGATGAGGGCAAAAAAGTAGGGCTAGATGCTCTAGAGTCTCTTTTTAAGGAATAAAATGGGATTTTATACAAAAAGCTTTTTATATTTGAGCGTAATTTACTGGATTTCTTATGTGTGTTCAATTTGGGGGAGAAATTTTTCGATTTCTACCTTTGTTGCGCAGTTAAGTGGTTTTTTTATTCTTGCTTTTTGTATTGCTTTGTCTTTTAAGCTCAAGAGGTTTGGGAAACTTTGTTTATATGTATGGCTGATCTTATCGACAGTGATGTTTTTTGTAGATCTTGCATGTTTGTTTATTTTTGAAACCTCTCTTACTGGGGCGATGATATTGACTTTGTGGGAGACAAATATCTCCGAATCTCTTTCATTTTTTGAGCTTTATTCTTCTCAGATTCTGAAGGCCTTGGGTGTAGGTATGGTTTGTATTGCATTGGTGCTTTGTGCTCTAAGGGTTAAGTTTAGAATCAAAACTTTATGGATCATGGGCTTTGTCATCATTGGGGGAGTTCTTGGGGTGTATGAAACTTATCTGCTCGCAAGTCGTGGAATTTCTTCCTGCCAATATCGCAATCAGCTCTTTTTTATTTCTCCATTGAGATTTGGATGCGATACTTATCTTGCTTTTAGTGATCTTAGAGATGCGCAAAAGACGCTTGCTTATTATCAAAA
Coding sequences within:
- the dnaG gene encoding DNA primase: MIAKESIEQLKANLDIVEILGNYIQLKRAGVNYSACCPFHDEKTPSFMVSPAKGVYHCYGCGAGGDAIAFVMEYEKLSFAEAIEKIASLTGFSLTYTQERQRKDSKFLDKIAQFYHSKLLQSQEVLAYVGDRGISKQSIERFLLGLCGSGFESVKFADTHNARSEAIELGVLGQDKDRVYSRFFERLMFPIFSPNGRVVGFGGRALQAQNNAKYINSPQSKVFNKSKLLYAYHLAKESIYAQRQIIITEGYIDVIMMHQAGFKNVVATLGTALTKDHLPLLSKGEPQIIVAYDGDKAGISAAFKASKLLADKEGGVVIFEGGMDPADMVVSGKIEEIAQLLKKPIPFIEFVLKQTIEAYDLKNPLQKEKALKESLEFLHTLSPLLQEEYRELLAQMLRISPSLIHIKRKKTSSQIPTSRMNLTELVLIKSIVEDRGLLDYAIEYLDAQSFQTHFAEFELLARGEWSHPLLLGIRINEAIQPLMREDFQKQVRELAIKDYQQRLKKIPFERNLGYKQKIELIKKYKCCIEKIQKENHE
- a CDS encoding 7-cyano-7-deazaguanine synthase, coding for MSKKKAIALFSGGCDSLISMQLMKEQGIEVVAINFNIGFGGNKSKLEYFHNATAQIGVEFISVDIRKQFFNDVLFAPKYGYGKYFNPCIDCHANMFKNAFLKLVELDADFVISGEVLGQRPKSQRKEALDQVKILVKKMGEDSRFAHLIDPNGDGIQKPKSLDELLLRPMSAKLLEETYPERMGWVDRSKLLDVHGRGRTRQLEMIQNYGWKYFEKPGGGCLLTDTSVALKIKDLQSHRGMIFEDVELVKAGRYMVLPNGARCIIARNEEENQKLDIENPMMEKIVLLDCNGPIGLIEKNATKEDKCLAGRIALGYGKSHLEQDYQVRIGDMQYKLTPLERQEAQKYLFLK
- a CDS encoding major outer membrane protein; protein product: MKKFSQILLITSGLYGQESLLDAIKDINVDGYTYGQYTLMFGEDANGSAFQTRVWLNLQTGSYHGFSVGTRVFVDYGTSAPDGGSFLENSSSPSGIPSIGLMSLYGVWTPQSSKTTITLGKMNIATPFSDSEWDFGYGAAMTNNDIENLTFSLQAYGAWGLDNANAIHSSPLADEDDVSMNSSRPLFIGGIHGENFNGFGFDVWVAHAIKTIDFLTFADLNYSIAGLTLQTQVAATQVNTNESFFNLGELSAKLRGLYNIQASYESFGINLTAGYTGSFGDGYGALLNYCAGFNMGGNIWWDVGSGNGYALNGVGGYKQSNQSSSIQVAYASLGYANQKTSMGLSYAYIGGNNQYRLLKKGFSRHQASLLGGSMNAKLHELSFTLKYDFSEKLSLSALVGSTFGDLSIGKAQAKINYQF
- a CDS encoding lysophospholipid acyltransferase family protein translates to MIKHLKKKLLFLLAPRVLYAFLWLVYKTSKHRFHIPQESIQDSFIATFWHGEIPMQGFFYHHILKKLNHRDLKHFRYGVLISEHSDGEIATRLYEMYGFTSIRGSSTRGGAKALIDALNKLKNGWNIGLTPDGPKGPYHSVAKGAVIMALKSQKKIIGLRVEPKKFWQLKSWDKMKLPKPFGVIDYYVLPPLWLDSNLSIEENQAILKTYLEQDLL
- the miaB gene encoding tRNA (N6-isopentenyl adenosine(37)-C2)-methylthiotransferase MiaB, which encodes MKKLYIETMGCAMNNRDSEHLIAELQNKEGYTLTQDAKEADLILINTCSVREKPERKLFSEIGQFNAIKKPQAKIGVCGCTASHLGEEIIKKAPSVSFVLGARNISKITQVIHQDKAVEVDTSFDDSTYAFSKNSNPDIKALLNISIGCDKKCTYCIVPHTRGKEISIPTTMLLDEAQKLAQKGVKELLLLGQNVNHYGIRFSNPHKPTNFTQLLRELSSIEGIERIRFTSPHPLHMDDEFLEEFARNPKICKSIHIPLQSGSTKVLREMKRGYTKEWYLNRIEKLKSLVPHVGISTDIIVAFPTETEADFQETMEVLNIVQFDTLYSFIYSPRPHTEAQKLHNPISKEEASKRLATLQSRHKEILAQKSKEEIGKIHSVLIENYRDEAPQVWSEGRSDTNRLIKIPNHVLPLGSIVPVRVAHNDGGSLIGEMLPQ
- a CDS encoding HP0268 family nuclease is translated as MDFKLAKQTLQDKSEKITLKQIQDLIKDGEKILYFSNENTHKDLLKLTETLQKDGRSAHLREAKFGLDEKEFIYELHII
- the nusA gene encoding transcription termination factor NusA, whose amino-acid sequence is MEKILDIVELIAYEKGIESALVIDLVKECLIKIASEELSDEAIFEAEIDERERTLKLFQKITICENGQDDLNSMGIDKARELNADVNVGDELKYEISLENMSRNAINTLFKMLEGRLQKLLEDKLFERLKAKLGKIVSGQVVRVDDEGNTYIEIEEIRGVMSQKNRIKGENFKIGDTVSCILKHMRFAKGGMQIELSRTTPKFLIELLTLEVPEIKDGEVTIEGCARIPGDRAKIALATQNPKIDPIGSTVGTKGVRINAVSKELHGENIDCVEYCEPLEMFVAKSLSPASVLSVKIEEIGEKKKAIVTLTSDQKSKAIGKNGVNIRLASMLTQCEIEIKEVGVADLFEQQGNIKPDEGKKVGLDALESLFKE